From the Candidatus Margulisiibacteriota bacterium genome, one window contains:
- a CDS encoding flagellar basal body P-ring protein FlgI gives MLKKVITLLIVFSLCFPLESRIKEIAHLEDARSNQIMGYGLVVGLKNSGDSAQVVFTYKSILNLLKKMGISPDQSDIKSRNTASVMVTAELAPFAKPGQKIDVYVSSLGDATSLRGGTLLFSNLVGPDGVTYMTAQGNIVIGGLTAESGETKYQKNEPNRGVIPNGGIVEKEIPVVLRDENYLTLLLNNPDFITAARMSLAIEKSGLGYCDNYDAGRVKVRLTQSAKNDMVNYIARLLDVKVIPDSIAKIVISERTGTIVIGEKVQISPVAVNFGDISIKIEKDIFDVTNINVTEKASNFKMVKSGNTLSDLVKSLNALGTKPSTLISILQAIKAAGAITAEIEVI, from the coding sequence ATGTTAAAAAAGGTAATAACACTATTGATTGTTTTTTCTCTTTGTTTTCCACTGGAAAGCAGAATAAAGGAAATAGCGCACCTGGAAGATGCTCGTTCCAACCAAATTATGGGTTATGGTCTGGTTGTGGGCCTTAAAAACAGCGGCGACTCGGCACAGGTAGTTTTTACCTATAAATCTATTCTGAACCTGCTCAAGAAAATGGGAATATCTCCGGATCAGTCGGACATCAAAAGCAGAAACACCGCTTCGGTTATGGTTACCGCCGAACTTGCCCCGTTTGCCAAACCCGGACAAAAGATAGATGTATATGTATCTTCACTGGGAGATGCTACTTCCTTAAGAGGCGGTACACTTTTATTTTCTAATCTTGTAGGACCGGACGGAGTTACTTATATGACTGCTCAAGGCAATATAGTTATAGGCGGTTTGACTGCTGAGTCCGGAGAAACCAAATACCAAAAAAATGAGCCGAACAGAGGTGTTATTCCCAATGGGGGGATTGTAGAAAAAGAAATTCCGGTTGTTTTGCGTGATGAAAATTATTTGACACTGCTTTTAAATAACCCCGATTTTATTACCGCGGCCAGAATGAGCTTAGCCATAGAGAAATCCGGTCTGGGTTATTGTGATAATTATGATGCCGGCAGAGTGAAAGTACGCCTTACCCAGAGTGCTAAAAATGATATGGTAAATTATATCGCCAGGTTGCTGGATGTTAAGGTGATCCCCGATTCCATCGCTAAAATTGTCATTAGCGAAAGAACAGGGACTATTGTTATCGGCGAGAAAGTTCAAATTTCACCTGTGGCTGTTAATTTCGGAGACATCAGTATAAAAATTGAAAAAGATATTTTTGATGTGACCAATATAAATGTTACGGAAAAAGCCTCTAATTTTAAAATGGTGAAAAGCGGAAATACTTTATCTGATCTGGTAAAATCGTTAAACGCTCTGGGTACAAAGCCTTCCACCCTAATTTCCATATTGCAGGCCATAAAAGCAGCTGGTGCTATTACAGCGGAAATTGAGGTGATTTGA
- a CDS encoding flagellar basal body L-ring protein FlgH, with protein sequence MKKYLFIFFMLITCSFCGSVWKDEYSSVYGPVVARKTGDIILIKIDESNTATQKAQTDLKKNTKIEGDLNLNWSQVANFLNSNQSNTNQGKTGYNAQNNFLGTGTTGRSSKLQAQLTAIIYKVEGDNYYIRGSKKIIINSEEEEISMEGVIRSQDIAPDNSVFSSLINDAVLKIKGYGAVSNDQEKGFFGKLIDWLF encoded by the coding sequence ATGAAAAAGTATCTGTTTATTTTTTTTATGCTAATTACCTGTTCATTCTGCGGGTCAGTATGGAAGGATGAGTATTCTTCTGTTTACGGCCCCGTAGTTGCCAGGAAAACCGGCGATATTATTCTGATTAAAATTGATGAAAGTAATACGGCTACTCAGAAGGCACAGACCGATTTAAAGAAAAATACCAAGATAGAAGGGGATTTGAACCTCAATTGGTCGCAAGTAGCGAATTTTTTAAATTCCAACCAATCCAATACCAATCAGGGTAAAACCGGTTATAATGCTCAAAATAATTTTTTGGGGACCGGCACTACCGGCCGTAGCAGCAAACTGCAAGCCCAGCTTACCGCAATCATTTATAAGGTAGAGGGTGACAATTATTACATCAGAGGTTCCAAAAAAATAATCATCAATAGCGAAGAAGAAGAAATAAGCATGGAAGGTGTTATCCGCAGTCAGGATATAGCTCCGGATAACTCTGTTTTTTCCTCGCTTATCAATGATGCGGTTTTAAAAATTAAAGGCTACGGAGCTGTGTCCAATGATCAGGAAAAGGGATTTTTCGGCAAGCTCATAGATTGGTTATTTTAA
- a CDS encoding aspartate 1-decarboxylase, whose amino-acid sequence MLITICKSKIHRATVTDTNINYEGSITIDKRLMEAADIHEYEQVQVVNVTNGERFTTYVMKGEKKGAMVLNGAAARLAVPGDKIIVITYAQLKNKEVGEYKPRIVLVDEANEIIKKD is encoded by the coding sequence ATGTTAATTACTATATGTAAATCAAAGATACACCGGGCTACAGTAACTGATACCAATATAAATTATGAAGGAAGTATCACTATTGATAAACGGCTTATGGAAGCAGCCGATATACATGAGTATGAGCAGGTTCAGGTTGTGAATGTTACTAACGGAGAGCGTTTCACCACATATGTTATGAAAGGTGAAAAAAAAGGAGCAATGGTTCTGAACGGAGCGGCAGCCAGACTGGCTGTGCCCGGAGACAAAATAATCGTAATAACTTATGCTCAGTTGAAAAATAAGGAAGTCGGGGAATATAAACCCAGGATTGTTCTGGTTGATGAAGCAAATGAAATTATAAAAAAAGACTGA